From Xiphophorus couchianus chromosome 23, X_couchianus-1.0, whole genome shotgun sequence, one genomic window encodes:
- the sparc gene encoding SPARC encodes MRVWIVFLLCLAGHAIAAPAEEEPVVEELVTEEPVVEETEVGTNPVQVEVGEFDEAIEIEDVVENPCLNYHCKKGKVCEVDDSNTPMCVCQDPSTCPAAEGEFEHVCGTDNKTFDSSCHFFATKCALEGTKKGHKLHLDYIGPCKYIEPCLDNELSEFPLRMRDWLKNVLVTLYERDEDNNMLTEKQKLRVKKIFENEKRLQAGEHSLDLLARDFEKNYNMYIFPVHWQFGQLDQHPVDGYLTHSELAPLRAPLIPMEHCTTRFFETCDADGDKYIALEEWASCFGIKEQDVDKDFII; translated from the exons ATGAGGGTGTGGATCGTCTTCCTCCTGTGCCTGGCTGGCCACGCCATCGCTGCTCCT gCTGAGGAGGAGCCAGTTGTGGAGGAGCTGGTTACTGAAGAGCCAGTTGTTGAG GAAACAGAGGTGGGAACCAACCCAGTGCAGGTGGAGGTTGGAGAGTTTGATGAAGCCATCGAGATTGAAGATGTTGTTGAGA aTCCTTGCCTGAACTACCACTGCAAGAAGGGCAAAGTGTGTGAGGTTGATGACAGCAACACCCCCATGTGTGTGTGCCAGGACCCCTCCACCTGCCCTGCTGCCGAAGGAGAGTTTGAGCAT gtctGCGGCACTGACAACAAGACCTTTGATTCCTCCTGCCACTTCTTTGCCACCAAGTGCGCTCTGGAGGGAACCAAGAAGGGCCACAAGCTGCACCTGGACTACATTGGACCCTGCAAAT ACATCGAGCCCTGCCTGGACAACGAGCTGAGCGAGTTCCCTCTCCGCATGAGGGACTGGCTGAAGAACGTTCTGGTGACTCTGTACGAGCGCGACGAGGACAACAACATGCTGACCGAGAAGCAGAAGCTTAGG GTGAAGAAGATCTTTGAGAACGAGAAGAGGCTGCAGGCTGGTGAGCACTCTCTGGACCTCCTGGCCCGCGACTTCGAGAAGAACTACAACATGTACATCTTCCCCGTCCACTGGCAGTTCGGCCAGCTTGACCAGCACCCCGTCGACGG atACCTGACCCACTCAGAGCTCGCCCCCCTGCGTGCTCCCCTCATTCCCATGGAGCATTGCACCACTCGCTTCTTCGAGACTTGTGATGCCGACGGCGACAAATACATCGCCCTGGAGGAGTGGGCTTCCTGCTTTGGCATCAAAGAGC aGGATGTGGACAAAGACTTCATCATCTAA